In one window of Streptomyces griseus subsp. griseus DNA:
- a CDS encoding TetR/AcrR family transcriptional regulator translates to MATGRTDPDRRDRIIDAALDLIADEGVAGMSHRKVAARAGVPLGSMTYHFTSMDELLHEAFTRFSGTIVAVFEDRLGAATTPDEAREAVADLVHHLSGGNQRELILTHELYTLAARKPAYRELTRTWMSRSRRALEWHFDPATARQLDALIEGLSIHRALETEPHDRALTVEAIARITTL, encoded by the coding sequence GTGGCGACAGGGCGCACCGATCCCGACCGGCGGGACCGCATCATCGACGCGGCACTCGACCTCATCGCCGACGAGGGTGTGGCGGGCATGTCGCACCGGAAGGTGGCCGCCCGTGCCGGGGTTCCGCTCGGGTCGATGACGTACCACTTCACCAGCATGGACGAGCTGCTCCACGAGGCGTTCACCCGGTTCTCCGGCACGATCGTCGCCGTCTTCGAGGACCGCCTCGGTGCCGCCACCACCCCCGACGAGGCCCGCGAGGCCGTCGCCGACCTGGTCCACCACCTCTCCGGCGGCAACCAGCGCGAGCTGATCCTCACTCACGAGCTGTACACCCTCGCCGCCCGCAAGCCCGCCTACCGCGAACTGACCCGCACCTGGATGAGCCGCAGCCGGCGCGCCCTGGAGTGGCACTTCGACCCCGCCACCGCCCGCCAGCTGGACGCGCTCATCGAGGGGCTCTCCATCCACCGGGCCCTGGAGACCGAGCCGCACGACCGCGCGCTGACGGTCGAGGCGATCGCCCGGATCACCACTCTGTGA